The window ATGATCACGGCGGCCACGAAGGCGAGCTGTCCGGCGGCCGGCTCGGTGAAGAAGCCGGACAGGGCGCTCACGGCCCAGCGGATGAACTCGCCTACGGCGTCGAAGAAGAGGCCGAAGGTGCTCTTGAGCCAGGCGTTGAGTGCCTCGAAGCCGTCACCGATCGGCAGGGACGGCGGAAAGTCAACGGGTGTCACGGGGTCTCCTTCCCGCCCGCGAGCGCGGCCAGTACGGAGTTGCGGGTCACCGTGCCGAGCACGGTGCCGTCCTCGTCGACCACGCGGAGGCGGTCGGAGGCGGCCGCGCTGGCGTACAGGTCGGCGACCAGGGTGTCGGCGCCGACCTCGGGCGCCGAGGAGTCGGCCGCGGGGGCGCTCGGGTCGAGCACCGACGCGGCGGTGAGCACGCGGGTGCGGTCGACGTCCTCGATGAAGCGCTCGACGTAGTCGTTGGCGGGCGCGCTGAGGATCTCCTGCGCGCTGCCGATCTGGGCGACGCGGCCGTCCCGCAGCACGCAGATCCGGTCACCGAGGCGCATGGCCTCGTTGAGGTCGTGCGTGATGAAGACGATGGTCTTGCCCAGGCTCTTCTGGAGTTCCAGGAGCTGGGTCTGCATGTCCCGCCGGATGAGCGGGTCGAGGGCGCTGAACGCCTCGTCCATGAGGATGATGTCGGTGTCGGCGGCCAGTGCCCTGGCCAGGCCCACACGCTGCTGCATGCCTCCGGAGAGCTGGTGCGGGAGCTTGTCCTCCCAACCGCCGAGCCCCACGAGTTCGAGGGTCTCCCCCGCCCTGCGGCTCCGCTCGGCGCGGGACAGGCCCCGCAGTTCCAGGCCGTAGGCGGCGTTCTCCAGGACCGTGCGGTGCGGCAGGAGCGCGAAGTGCTGGAAGACCATGCTGATCTTCTCGCCCCGCAGCTTCAGGAGGCTCTTCCTGCTGAGCGCGGTGATGTCCACGCCGTCGACCTCGACCGTCCCCGCGGTGGGTTCCAGGAGGCCGTTGAGCATCCGGATCAGGGTGGACTTCCCCGATCCGGACAGGCCCATGACGACGAAGATCTCGCCCGGTTCGACCTCGAAGGACACGTCGATGACGGCGGCCGTCACGTCGAGGTCGGCGATGGTGTCACGGTGGCTGCCGTCCGAGAGCCGCCCGACGGCGGCTCTGGACTGTCTGCCGAACACCTTGTACAAGTGGTCTGCGCGTACTGCTGGCACGGTCTCCTCTAGGGGGCTGTCCCGACCGCGAGGCGTGCCGGGGCAACAGTTCCGCCCCATCGCCGACCCGCGGTTCCCACAGGTAGTCGGCGTGCGCGGAGCCCCCTTGCGCGCCCCTCATCAGGGCGGAACCGCTACCTGGTTCACGTCGGGGCGCAACCTTACCGAGGTGTGTACGTACAGTTCAGTCGCTAAGTAACCACCAAATAACATGTTTAAACGTCGTAAAAACGGTCCGCCGACCTGTGGCAGCGGATGCCGGAGCCCCGAAAGGCTCCTTTGTGATTTACACCACACACGGAAAGATAGTGACCTTAGTCACATACTAGTGACAGGGGGATCAAACGACAGTCCGTGTCCGTTCAGGACCGTACCGTAAACAAAACGCCCTGTCTGCCCCCGGTCCCGGCTAGACGCTCTCCGGGCTGATCGGGGTGCGGATGAAGTTCTGGTGGGACCTGGACGGCGTCGGTCCCCGCTGCCCCTGGTAACGCGATCCGTAGCCCGCGGAGCCGTAGGGGTGCTCGGCCGGGGAGGACAGGCGGAACATGCACAGCTGCCCGATCTTCATGCCCGGGTAGAGCTTGATCGGCAGGGTGGCCACGTTGGACAGCTCCAGCGTGACGTGCCCGGAGAAGCCCGGATCGATGAACCCGGCCGTGGAGTGGGTGAGCAGCCCCAGGCGCCCCAGAGAGCTCTTGCCCTCCAGGCGGCTCGCGATGTCGTCCGGGAGGCTGACGACCTCGTAGGTGGACGCGAGCACGAACTCGCCCGGGTGCAGGACGAACGCGTCCTCACCGTCGGTCTCGACCAGCCGGGTGAGGTCCGGTTGCTCGGCCGAGGGGTCGATGTGCGGGTACTTGTGGTTCTCGAACACCCGGAAGAAGCGGTCCAGCCGGACGTCGATGCTGGAGGGTTGGACGAGGCCGGGGTCGAAGGGGTCGATCCTGACCCGCCCGGCGTCGATTTCGGACCTGATATCGCGATCGGAGAGCAGCACGGTCCGAACCTACCGCCTGGGGCAACGCAGCGTAGCGGCGATCCCCGCCCGGGTGGCGGTCCGCGCCGAGTTGCCCACCCGCCCCGGAGTTGGGCTAGGATGGCATCCGTTGCCAGCCGGGTTCTTCCGGCGGTGCCGCGCGGATGTAGTTCAATGGTAGAACTTCAGCTTCCCAAGCTGATAACGCGGGTTCGATTCCCGTCATCCGCTCCACTCAGCAGAAGGCCAGGTAGATCGGTGGAAACCGAACACCTGGCCTAACGCGTTTCTGGGGGTCCGTACGGGCCGCGTGCCCGTTACGTGCCACACGCGCGGACGCCGACCACGGACTTCTCCCCCGGCGCTCGACAGCCTCACACCTTTCTGCGGAGACACCCACCCCGGAAGCTCAGGCACGCCACAGCTGGGAACTCACTCCGCGTCGAAGCGCAGGTCTGTGATGGTGGCCAGGTCGATGCCGTAGCGGGCGTAGACCTTGATGGTGTTCTCGCCCGTCAGGTCCGCCTCGGCGTAGCCGAGTAGGGCCGCGACTCGCACGACCTCGGCGCGGCTGTCGGCCTCGATCTCCAGGTAGGCGGGAATGCGCGGCCAGGTGTCGATCTCCAGCTGGGCGCCGTCCAGGGTGAAGCCGTGGCGGCGGTTCTCCTGGTAGGCCTTGGGGGTGTAGCCGAGCTTGCCCAGCAGAGCGTTGGCGGTGGCGAAGTCACCCACGGCTGTCTCGGTCTCGCGGGTGCCGCCGATGGCGTCGGAGTCGATCTCCTTGACCGTGAGGGTCACCTGGTTGCCGGTGTCACGCAGGCGCACCCAGCGGGAGGCGTCGCCGGGTTCGATGTCGTAGACGTAGCGGCGCTGGAGCACCCCGCCCAGGTCGGTGCCCCCCTTGTCGAGGATGCGCCGGATCACCTGGTCGACGTCGATGTCCAGGACCTTGGCCTCGTACTCGATCACGCTCATGGCGTCGGGTTTCCTTCCGTGCTGTGTGTCGTGGTGGGAGAAGACGCGGGGGTGCGGTGGGCGGCTTCCAGCCTGTCACGGTCGGTCTGGCGAAGGCGGAGGATCTCGTCCTTGACGGGAGCGTGGAGAAAGTCCTCGACGGGCTGGCACAGGTCCATGCCAGAGCCTCCGATAAACCCGGCACGAAACACCTCCCGTGGCAGCGGTTGCGCGAGGCGTTCGTCCCGGGTGGACTTAACGGTAGGCGTCGGCATCAAGCCGCCTCCACAACCACGGAGCGGGAGACCCCCACCCCATGCAGCCCGAGCGACCGCCGCTGCGGCCCCTGGTAGGGCTGATCGTCGTATTCGCGTCGCACGTCGTCCTCGTGGTGACGCCACCGGCCTTCGGCGGCAGGCCGTACGGGATGACTGTCGCGTGGGCGATCATCGTGGTGTTCGCGGTCATCGTGTACCGGAAGCTGTGGGCCCGGTACCGCACCTGCCGGGAGGATCCTCCGACCGAGGAGGAACCCGGGCCGTAGGCCCCTGCCCCGCGGCGGGTACGATGCCCTCCCGATCGTAGGAGGCGACGCGTATGGCACTGGTCCGCAGGGGTTCCCGCCGCATCACCGTGGACGGCACCGGCTACCGGTGGCGCGTACGGCGTCGGCCGACCTACGCCCAGGGCCTCTGCGAGTCGCCCATGACCTTCGCCGTGGAACTGGCGGAGGAGCCGGGGCAGACCCTCGTGGTCGCCACCCGGCACCCGCACCCGGGATCCTGGCTGTCGGTCGCCCCTCCCGTTCCCGTGACCCCGGGCGTCGTCTCCACCGCCATCCGAAACGCTCTCGCGCAGGGGTGGTCCCCGGCCTCCCCCGGGTCGGCCCACCACACGAAGCTCTAGGGCACGGACACCGCGCCCGGCGCGGGCCCCGTTCAAGGACGGCCCCCGGTGTGCGAAGCGGCTTCGCGCGACAGGAGACGTCTCCGTGTTCTGTGCGCACCCACCCTCATGCCGGTGACGCGGACCCGGACGGCGACGCGGCCGTGACGGCCGAACGCCTCCACGCGAGCGCCACCAGCCCAGCGGCCACACCCACGCACACGACCTGCCCCACCAGGCCGAAGACGCTGTACCCGTGCACCCCGAACTGGATCATGAACCCCGCCCAGCAGTAGGTCGCCACGGCGCCCGCGACGGCGGCCAGGGTGTGGCGGACCGTCCAGCCCGCGCGGCCCGAGCTGACGAGGAGCACCGCGCCCGCGGTGAGCGCCAGGGCGAACATCACCGCGAGTGTGACCGCGGCCGGGACCACCCCGTTCTCCTGGACGAGGATGAAGCCGCTGCCGCACACCAGCGCCACGGCCGCCAGGGCGAGGGGGTGGGGCACGCGGCCGTCCCGGGCCCGACCGGGTC is drawn from Nocardiopsis dassonvillei subsp. dassonvillei DSM 43111 and contains these coding sequences:
- the dcd gene encoding dCTP deaminase, which codes for MLLSDRDIRSEIDAGRVRIDPFDPGLVQPSSIDVRLDRFFRVFENHKYPHIDPSAEQPDLTRLVETDGEDAFVLHPGEFVLASTYEVVSLPDDIASRLEGKSSLGRLGLLTHSTAGFIDPGFSGHVTLELSNVATLPIKLYPGMKIGQLCMFRLSSPAEHPYGSAGYGSRYQGQRGPTPSRSHQNFIRTPISPESV
- a CDS encoding quaternary amine ABC transporter ATP-binding protein → MYKVFGRQSRAAVGRLSDGSHRDTIADLDVTAAVIDVSFEVEPGEIFVVMGLSGSGKSTLIRMLNGLLEPTAGTVEVDGVDITALSRKSLLKLRGEKISMVFQHFALLPHRTVLENAAYGLELRGLSRAERSRRAGETLELVGLGGWEDKLPHQLSGGMQQRVGLARALAADTDIILMDEAFSALDPLIRRDMQTQLLELQKSLGKTIVFITHDLNEAMRLGDRICVLRDGRVAQIGSAQEILSAPANDYVERFIEDVDRTRVLTAASVLDPSAPAADSSAPEVGADTLVADLYASAAASDRLRVVDEDGTVLGTVTRNSVLAALAGGKETP
- a CDS encoding class IV adenylate cyclase; translated protein: MSVIEYEAKVLDIDVDQVIRRILDKGGTDLGGVLQRRYVYDIEPGDASRWVRLRDTGNQVTLTVKEIDSDAIGGTRETETAVGDFATANALLGKLGYTPKAYQENRRHGFTLDGAQLEIDTWPRIPAYLEIEADSRAEVVRVAALLGYAEADLTGENTIKVYARYGIDLATITDLRFDAE